A portion of the Flavobacterium magnum genome contains these proteins:
- a CDS encoding PAS domain S-box protein, translated as MNLPHPMFVMPFIAFSCGYATQGFSPLPEIRNPDDAAADVPATWWFIMGVFVIMSLAFLWTLKKISRSKREFVSSFKNHIHSDEYRLYLLFFGTMFPVTELFLEIFHVRKHSEFWFNSFMGLVLVFIYYYSDKNEFLKKHLKTIFIANYIMLTFYVICKLTFRPFELVTFAELLIIFFFAPGIFQTLKSYWTFIGGFAAILFALYIRHAVAANILLTLLYSFFFIIVIHYIRQMILLNSQQRFAFADQIVNKGNSLIVGANIKGELSYCSESIRSILGYSPKEVMGMEFWRLTEDPEFIGEKYHDNYIDERLYIRKLKCRNGEYKFIQWKDKKFSENLIIGIGQDVTSQVEIQNQYRNLIENATDIIFEVNGDGDFTFINDFTISMLGYSKDEIIGRNYTDFIRPDYMANMKDFYETLAGSESDFPIIEFPITAKNGEELWVSQKVIVRRNYDGQVVGYSGIARNITALKNIEMENRRRQEKIVKYNATINRLSTTNYANHKNLITILQMILKSAARDTGVERVSFWEYYPDRIVCACLYDLTANAFSKGRIFEKKQVPIYFRAIENDKIIIASDVNNHRETKEFRDNYFIEKGIRSLLDTTISTNGKIAGILCFEATSKKDFDNEDITFCRSVSDIITLAIEAQKRKKAEQKLAYKSDLLSAVALCTDKFLLKTDTHDMFTETFDIIGKATNADHIYYYENDQKTNLISQQVKWAKPGVKLQITPLRQFSHHDLKEITDSIRIKKTFSAHTRELKDTFFKKLLLDNEIRSILIIPIFRKNIFTGFIGFDDCAYERDWTDDEVKILQTLANNISAALERNINENMIYESEEKFRLLANNIPGTVYLFRNDENWSRVYINDQIKKLTGYSKLDFLDNRVRYTSLIHPDDQHKVASVIRKALDNKQAFNVIYRIHRKNGEVAWVEEFGDFIIIENEIAFVEGIFIDITERKTNENAVKAREVAEAANKAKSDFLANMSHEIRTPLNGIIGFTDLLMQTDLGQIQQKYMGTINQSAHSLLEIINNILDFSKIEAGKLELEIKKHDLRELLDQVIDLISFESSQKSIELNLKISDDISRYVWIDSIRLKQILFNLLGNAVKFTERGKIELEIISMAVHDDNRRTLRFCVRDTGIGILKENQAKIFTAFSQEDNSTTRKFGGTGLGLTISNQLLGLMESQLELYSEPGKGSLFWFDLTLRASKEKAAVTPEIPASTEAHPEPEILPDALRILVVEDNNINMLLVKTIIKNTVPNVILTEAQNGAVAVAQFVNSLPDLIFMDVQMPVMNGYEATAEIRKLPQGQTVPIIALTAGIVKEERDRCLAAGMNDYITKPIIKGSIEAMIRQWKPGVRTDG; from the coding sequence ATGAATCTGCCACATCCAATGTTCGTCATGCCATTCATCGCTTTCAGCTGCGGATACGCCACACAAGGATTCAGCCCGCTGCCTGAAATCCGGAATCCTGATGACGCAGCGGCTGACGTGCCCGCAACGTGGTGGTTCATCATGGGAGTTTTTGTAATCATGAGTCTGGCCTTCCTCTGGACGCTTAAGAAAATTTCACGCTCAAAACGCGAATTCGTCTCGTCATTCAAGAATCACATCCATAGCGACGAATACCGGCTGTACCTGCTGTTCTTCGGGACTATGTTTCCGGTAACTGAGCTGTTCCTTGAAATATTTCACGTCCGCAAGCACAGTGAATTCTGGTTTAATTCTTTTATGGGGTTGGTGCTTGTATTCATTTATTATTACAGCGACAAGAATGAATTCCTGAAAAAACACCTGAAGACCATCTTCATAGCAAACTACATCATGCTCACGTTTTATGTGATTTGCAAATTGACCTTCCGACCCTTTGAGCTTGTGACCTTTGCCGAACTGCTGATCATTTTCTTCTTTGCACCGGGCATTTTCCAGACGCTGAAGTCCTATTGGACGTTTATCGGCGGGTTCGCCGCAATACTCTTTGCGCTGTATATAAGGCATGCTGTCGCTGCCAACATTTTGCTTACACTGCTGTACTCCTTCTTTTTCATCATCGTCATCCACTATATCCGGCAAATGATCCTGCTCAATTCACAGCAGCGGTTTGCTTTTGCCGACCAGATCGTCAATAAAGGGAATTCGCTGATCGTAGGCGCGAATATCAAGGGCGAACTTTCTTACTGCAGCGAAAGCATCCGTTCAATTTTAGGCTACTCACCCAAGGAAGTGATGGGGATGGAATTCTGGAGGCTTACCGAGGATCCGGAATTCATCGGTGAAAAATACCACGACAATTACATCGATGAGCGGCTCTACATCCGGAAATTGAAATGCAGAAACGGGGAATATAAGTTCATCCAGTGGAAAGACAAGAAGTTCAGCGAAAATCTCATTATCGGTATTGGTCAGGATGTAACGAGCCAGGTCGAAATCCAGAACCAATACAGGAACCTGATCGAGAATGCTACTGATATCATCTTCGAAGTCAACGGGGACGGCGACTTTACTTTTATCAACGATTTCACCATTTCCATGCTGGGCTATTCCAAAGACGAAATTATCGGGCGCAATTACACCGATTTTATCCGTCCCGACTATATGGCCAACATGAAGGATTTTTATGAAACCCTGGCAGGCTCTGAAAGCGATTTCCCAATCATCGAATTTCCGATTACGGCTAAAAATGGAGAGGAGCTGTGGGTTTCACAAAAAGTGATCGTGCGCAGGAATTATGACGGGCAGGTCGTGGGCTACTCCGGTATTGCACGAAATATCACTGCATTGAAAAATATCGAAATGGAAAACCGCCGCAGGCAGGAAAAAATCGTAAAATACAATGCGACGATCAACAGGCTCTCGACCACAAATTACGCCAACCACAAGAACCTGATTACGATCCTGCAGATGATCCTTAAAAGTGCCGCACGTGACACCGGTGTGGAAAGGGTCAGTTTTTGGGAATATTATCCGGACAGGATTGTTTGCGCCTGCTTGTACGACCTGACCGCCAATGCGTTTTCCAAGGGCAGGATTTTCGAGAAGAAACAGGTGCCGATCTATTTCAGGGCGATTGAGAACGACAAGATCATCATCGCTTCTGATGTCAACAACCACCGAGAAACAAAGGAATTCCGGGATAATTATTTCATCGAGAAAGGCATCAGGTCACTGCTCGACACGACAATCAGCACCAATGGTAAGATTGCGGGCATATTGTGCTTTGAAGCCACCTCCAAAAAGGATTTTGATAACGAGGACATCACCTTTTGCCGCTCTGTTTCCGATATCATTACGCTCGCCATCGAGGCCCAAAAGCGTAAAAAGGCAGAGCAAAAACTGGCGTATAAAAGCGATTTGCTGTCGGCTGTAGCGTTATGCACCGATAAGTTCCTGCTGAAGACCGACACACACGACATGTTCACCGAAACGTTTGACATCATTGGCAAGGCAACCAACGCTGACCACATTTATTATTACGAGAACGACCAGAAAACCAACCTGATCAGCCAGCAGGTCAAATGGGCCAAACCCGGTGTCAAGCTGCAGATTACGCCTTTGCGGCAATTTTCACACCACGACCTAAAGGAAATCACGGACTCGATCCGTATCAAGAAAACTTTTTCAGCGCACACGAGGGAATTGAAGGATACGTTTTTCAAGAAGCTCCTGCTGGACAATGAAATCCGGTCGATCCTGATCATTCCGATCTTCCGGAAAAACATTTTCACGGGATTCATCGGTTTTGATGACTGCGCGTATGAAAGGGACTGGACCGATGATGAAGTCAAGATATTGCAGACGCTGGCCAACAATATCTCCGCTGCCCTCGAACGCAATATCAATGAAAATATGATTTATGAGAGCGAGGAAAAATTCAGGCTGCTGGCCAACAACATTCCCGGAACGGTCTACCTGTTCAGGAATGACGAAAACTGGTCAAGGGTATACATCAACGACCAGATCAAAAAGCTCACAGGCTACAGTAAGTTGGATTTCCTCGACAATCGCGTACGCTACACTAGCCTGATCCATCCGGATGACCAACATAAGGTGGCGTCAGTGATCCGGAAAGCGCTGGACAATAAGCAGGCTTTTAATGTCATCTACCGGATTCACCGTAAAAACGGCGAGGTCGCCTGGGTCGAGGAATTCGGGGACTTCATCATTATTGAGAACGAGATTGCGTTTGTAGAGGGGATTTTTATCGACATCACTGAAAGGAAAACCAATGAAAATGCGGTCAAGGCACGTGAAGTTGCTGAAGCGGCGAACAAGGCAAAGTCCGATTTCCTCGCCAATATGAGCCACGAAATACGAACGCCGCTGAACGGAATTATCGGATTTACCGATTTGCTGATGCAAACCGATCTCGGGCAGATCCAGCAAAAATACATGGGTACCATTAACCAGTCCGCCCACTCACTCCTTGAAATCATCAACAACATCCTCGACTTTTCAAAAATTGAGGCGGGCAAACTGGAACTTGAGATCAAGAAACATGACCTGCGTGAATTATTGGATCAGGTAATCGATCTGATCTCTTTTGAATCCAGCCAGAAAAGCATTGAGCTGAACCTGAAAATATCTGATGACATCAGCAGATATGTGTGGATCGATTCGATCAGGCTCAAGCAGATCCTGTTCAACCTTCTGGGTAATGCGGTCAAGTTTACCGAACGCGGCAAGATAGAGCTCGAGATCATCTCGATGGCCGTGCATGATGACAACCGACGTACACTGCGTTTCTGTGTCAGGGATACCGGCATCGGGATTTTAAAGGAAAACCAGGCAAAGATATTCACCGCGTTTTCACAGGAAGACAATTCCACCACACGGAAATTCGGCGGCACCGGGCTTGGCCTTACCATTTCCAACCAATTGCTGGGACTGATGGAAAGTCAGCTCGAACTCTATAGCGAACCCGGCAAAGGAAGCCTTTTCTGGTTTGACCTTACCCTCAGGGCTTCTAAGGAAAAAGCGGCTGTTACACCGGAAATTCCTGCTTCGACTGAAGCCCATCCTGAACCCGAAATCCTCCCAGACGCGCTCAGGATACTCGTCGTCGAAGACAACAACATCAACATGCTTTTAGTCAAGACAATCATCAAAAACACCGTGCCGAATGTCATCCTAACCGAAGCCCAGAATGGTGCTGTTGCCGTAGCACAGTTTGTGAACAGCCTCCCTGATCTGATCTTTATGGACGTTCAGATGCCGGTGATGAACGGCTATGAGGCTACTGCAGAAATCAGGAAACTGCCACAGGGCCAAACCGTACCGATCATCGCGCTGACCGCCGGGATCGTCAAGGAAGAACGCGACCGATGCCTGGCCGCCGGCATGAACGATTACATTACCAAACCCATCATTAAAGGCTCGATTGAGGCGATGATCAGGCAGTGGAAACCGGGTGTACGCACAGACGGTTAG
- a CDS encoding TaqI-like C-terminal specificity domain-containing protein: MRTPKMFNDKKIIIRKTGDSLICAVDELSYCFDTLAHGIYQKNKNYSLEFLTAILNSTPATIFYRLLHDIKGKVFAKISLDNLSSFPIPNCDTSQRNEIEGTSIKLSALSKELNDENLKFQRSLQRKFELDSLPKTLQNWYLLNYSKFIGELGKLKIKLTLSQEAEWEDYFIAESNKVRAIRSEIDGINKSLNKSIYKMYGITNDEIEIIDK; the protein is encoded by the coding sequence TTGAGAACTCCTAAAATGTTTAACGATAAGAAAATTATTATCAGGAAAACCGGCGATTCCTTAATTTGTGCAGTTGATGAATTAAGTTATTGTTTTGACACATTAGCACACGGTATTTATCAAAAGAATAAAAATTATAGTTTGGAATTTTTGACAGCTATTCTAAATTCAACCCCTGCAACAATATTTTACCGTTTACTACACGATATTAAAGGTAAAGTGTTTGCCAAAATAAGCTTGGATAATCTATCATCATTCCCGATTCCTAATTGTGATACATCGCAAAGAAATGAAATAGAGGGAACTTCAATAAAACTCTCAGCGTTATCAAAAGAGTTGAATGATGAAAATCTTAAATTTCAGAGAAGTCTGCAAAGAAAATTTGAATTAGATAGTTTGCCTAAAACACTTCAAAATTGGTATTTACTGAATTATTCCAAATTCATTGGCGAATTAGGAAAGTTAAAAATCAAATTGACTTTATCGCAGGAAGCAGAATGGGAAGATTATTTTATAGCTGAATCAAATAAAGTTAGAGCTATACGTTCTGAGATTGATGGCATCAACAAATCACTCAATAAATCGATTTATAAAATGTATGGAATAACAAATGATGAAATTGAAATTATAGACAAATAA
- a CDS encoding LolA family protein codes for MKNVAVALLILAGSIVSAQDKKAKDLLDEVTKKVKAYDNISIDFKYTLNNSKENVNQESSGTVVMKGNQYVLSFMGVTKLYDGKKLYTIVPEDEEISISKVDEKDANTITPSKMLTFFNKGYKFYWDIQQNVKGKKLQYVKLVPDDKKDKRKEILVGIDTATKQIYNVIETGKNGTKTTLVVNSFKTNQALPKNQFTFVGSKYPNYYINKLD; via the coding sequence ATGAAAAATGTGGCGGTCGCTTTGCTGATATTAGCAGGCTCTATCGTGTCGGCGCAGGATAAAAAGGCGAAAGACCTGCTGGACGAAGTCACAAAAAAGGTGAAGGCGTACGATAACATTTCGATTGACTTCAAATATACCCTGAACAACAGTAAGGAAAACGTCAATCAGGAGAGCAGTGGCACGGTGGTAATGAAAGGAAATCAGTATGTCCTGAGCTTTATGGGCGTGACCAAACTTTACGATGGAAAGAAACTGTACACCATTGTCCCTGAAGACGAGGAAATCAGCATATCCAAAGTGGATGAAAAAGATGCCAACACGATCACGCCATCAAAAATGCTGACGTTTTTCAACAAAGGATACAAATTTTACTGGGACATCCAGCAAAATGTAAAGGGAAAGAAATTACAATATGTCAAGCTCGTCCCGGACGACAAAAAAGACAAACGCAAGGAAATCCTCGTGGGCATTGATACGGCAACCAAGCAGATTTACAATGTGATCGAGACGGGCAAGAACGGCACCAAAACGACGTTGGTTGTTAATTCTTTTAAAACCAATCAGGCGCTGCCGAAAAACCAGTTTACTTTTGTCGGTAGCAAATACCCGAACTATTACATCAATAAATTAGACTAA
- the tpx gene encoding thiol peroxidase, with protein sequence MASTNLGGNAVNTNGDLPANGSAAPDFKLIKNDLSTVSLADFSGKKLLLNIFPSIDTGVCAASVRQFNQKAANLDNTIVLCISRDLPFAQKRFCGAENISNVLTLSDFREGRFGKDYGLEMTEGALAGLHARAVVVIDADGTVAYTELVPEISQEPDYDAALNAL encoded by the coding sequence ATGGCTTCAACAAACTTAGGCGGAAACGCTGTAAATACAAATGGTGACCTTCCTGCAAACGGTTCTGCGGCACCGGATTTCAAACTGATAAAGAACGACCTCTCCACCGTTTCGCTGGCAGATTTCAGCGGTAAAAAACTGCTCCTGAATATTTTCCCGAGCATCGATACCGGCGTTTGTGCGGCATCGGTAAGACAGTTCAACCAAAAAGCGGCGAATCTTGACAACACAATCGTGCTGTGCATTTCCCGCGACCTGCCGTTTGCACAGAAGCGTTTTTGTGGCGCCGAAAATATTTCAAACGTATTGACGTTATCGGATTTCCGCGAAGGCAGATTCGGGAAGGACTATGGTCTTGAAATGACCGAAGGGGCACTGGCCGGCCTGCATGCCAGGGCGGTAGTCGTGATCGATGCCGACGGTACGGTGGCATACACTGAACTGGTGCCGGAAATCAGCCAGGAACCGGACTATGATGCGGCCTTAAATGCGCTTTAA
- the ribB gene encoding 3,4-dihydroxy-2-butanone-4-phosphate synthase — protein MSDTIRLNTIEEAIEDIRQGKVIIVVDDEDRENEGDFLAAAEKATPEMINFMATHGRGLICTPLTEKRCAELDLRAMVTHNTDHMETAFTVSVDLKGHGVTTGISALDRAKTVLALTNEDTKPYDLARPGHIFPLIAKQGGVLRRTGHTEAAIDFARLAGFKSAGVICEIMNEDGSMARLPELVEVARKFDLKLVSIEDLVAYRMQHDSLIVKKEDFDIETRFGTYRFRAYQQTTNKHIHIALTKGTWNIGDPVLTRINSTAINNDILGTLTNETDKKLDDMFNLINAEGMGAVIFINQELQPGDLLGRITELKELQQKGIYKAPPIKMDVKDFGIGAQILHDIDISKIRLVSNTEHTKRVGMIGYGLEITEYVNY, from the coding sequence GTGTCAGATACCATACGACTCAATACAATCGAAGAAGCCATAGAAGACATCCGCCAGGGCAAGGTAATTATTGTCGTGGACGATGAGGACCGCGAAAATGAAGGTGACTTCCTCGCTGCTGCAGAAAAAGCGACGCCGGAAATGATCAATTTTATGGCGACCCACGGCCGCGGACTCATATGCACGCCGCTGACTGAAAAACGCTGCGCAGAGCTCGACCTCCGTGCCATGGTAACGCACAACACGGACCACATGGAAACCGCATTTACCGTGTCAGTGGATTTAAAGGGCCATGGCGTAACGACCGGAATTTCCGCGCTGGACCGTGCCAAAACGGTCCTGGCGCTGACCAATGAAGACACCAAACCTTATGATCTTGCGAGGCCTGGGCATATTTTCCCATTAATCGCCAAACAGGGCGGTGTATTGCGCCGCACCGGCCATACGGAAGCCGCGATTGATTTTGCACGCCTGGCCGGATTTAAGTCCGCCGGTGTCATCTGCGAAATCATGAACGAAGACGGGTCAATGGCTCGCCTGCCGGAATTGGTTGAGGTTGCCCGAAAATTTGACCTCAAACTTGTTTCGATTGAGGACCTTGTCGCCTATCGCATGCAACATGACAGCCTGATTGTCAAAAAAGAGGATTTTGATATCGAGACGCGCTTCGGCACGTACCGTTTCCGTGCGTACCAGCAAACGACGAACAAGCACATACACATTGCACTGACCAAGGGCACTTGGAATATCGGTGATCCGGTGTTGACCCGCATCAATTCGACCGCGATTAATAATGATATCCTTGGCACACTGACCAACGAAACCGATAAGAAGCTCGACGACATGTTCAACCTCATCAATGCTGAAGGGATGGGTGCTGTGATTTTCATCAACCAGGAACTGCAGCCCGGTGACCTGTTGGGACGCATCACCGAATTGAAGGAACTGCAGCAGAAGGGCATTTACAAAGCGCCGCCGATTAAGATGGACGTTAAGGATTTCGGAATCGGTGCGCAGATCCTGCACGATATCGACATCTCAAAAATCAGGCTGGTGTCAAACACGGAACACACGAAGCGCGTAGGCATGATTGGCTATGGACTGGAGATAACGGAATACGTAAATTATTGA
- a CDS encoding DNA translocase FtsK produces the protein MAKTTKKETAAKENGAESKKGLRITKQHKILMGSLLVLFSVALLLSFISFYIYGQQDQSAVTELTDRSVKVGNWLGKFGVYLADTFVLKGFGLASFLFVRLFFLTGAYLVLDLPLRKLKNVWFWDLFAMAVVSVLLGFFATFMPELGGVVGFEMNLFLQDFIGKAGTLMVLLFGLIIYLIFKIKVSPDAIKALFERTKKEMAEDIEVGQTAAVAESNSLYNLEEFAVGDPEDEELIGEPELVVPKPSQFEINKESLKPTISSASELILEPTIKAATPPMEVTPIPEAPIEETFVIEKVEEETVVEENLASKLVADFGLFDPTLELSNYKFPTIDLLKDYSSGGITINQEELEENKNRIVETLRNYKIEIAQIKATVGPSVTLYEIVPEAGIRISKIKSLEDDIALSLSALGIRIIAPIPGKGTIGIEVPNKNPTMVSMKTVIASARFQEAEMELPIALGKTISNETFVVDLAKMPHLLMAGATGQGKSVGLNAVLTSLLYKKHPAEVKFVLVDPKKVELTLFNKIERHYLAKLPDTEDAIITDNNKVINTLNSLCVEMDNRYSLLKEAMVRNIKEYNDKFKSRKLNPENGHRFLPYIVLVVDEFADLIMTAGKEVETPIARLAQLARAIGIHLIIATQRPSVNVITGIIKANFPARIAFRVTSKIDSRTILDTQGADQLIGRGDLLYTNGNDVVRVQCAFVDTPEVERITEFIGSQKAYANAYLLPEFFGEEESGMKFDIDISERDSLFKEAAEIVVTAQQGSASLLQRKLKLGYNRAGRLIDQMEAAGIVGPFEGSKARSVNYTDLASLEQFFKNEENNS, from the coding sequence ATGGCAAAAACCACGAAGAAAGAAACGGCAGCTAAAGAAAACGGCGCGGAGTCAAAAAAAGGCCTGCGGATTACCAAACAGCATAAAATCCTGATGGGGAGTTTGCTCGTTTTGTTTTCAGTGGCGCTGTTGCTGTCTTTTATTTCGTTTTACATCTATGGGCAGCAGGACCAGAGTGCCGTAACCGAATTGACTGACCGCAGCGTCAAGGTGGGAAACTGGCTTGGGAAATTCGGGGTGTACCTCGCGGATACTTTTGTTTTGAAGGGTTTCGGACTTGCCTCATTCCTTTTCGTACGGTTATTTTTCCTGACGGGCGCATACCTTGTGCTTGACCTTCCGCTTCGGAAATTAAAGAATGTATGGTTCTGGGACCTTTTCGCGATGGCAGTCGTATCGGTGCTGCTCGGATTTTTTGCGACTTTTATGCCGGAACTGGGTGGTGTCGTTGGCTTTGAAATGAACCTGTTCCTGCAGGACTTTATCGGGAAAGCCGGCACATTGATGGTCTTGCTGTTCGGCCTGATCATTTACCTGATTTTCAAAATCAAGGTGTCGCCTGATGCCATAAAAGCGCTTTTCGAAAGAACCAAGAAAGAAATGGCTGAAGATATTGAAGTCGGACAGACCGCAGCTGTCGCCGAATCCAACAGCTTGTACAACCTTGAGGAATTTGCCGTAGGCGACCCTGAAGACGAAGAGTTAATCGGCGAACCTGAGTTGGTGGTGCCGAAGCCCTCCCAATTCGAAATCAATAAGGAGTCGTTAAAACCGACGATCAGCAGCGCCTCAGAACTGATACTTGAGCCTACGATAAAAGCCGCTACCCCACCGATGGAGGTGACGCCAATACCAGAAGCGCCGATTGAAGAGACTTTTGTGATCGAAAAAGTCGAGGAAGAAACAGTGGTTGAAGAAAACCTTGCGTCCAAACTGGTGGCGGACTTCGGTCTTTTCGACCCGACGCTTGAGTTGTCCAATTATAAATTTCCCACCATTGATCTGCTGAAGGATTATTCATCCGGCGGCATTACCATCAACCAGGAGGAACTTGAAGAAAATAAAAACCGCATCGTGGAAACGCTGCGCAATTATAAGATTGAGATCGCGCAGATCAAGGCGACCGTGGGGCCGTCGGTAACCCTTTATGAGATCGTTCCGGAGGCCGGCATACGCATTTCAAAGATCAAAAGCCTGGAAGACGATATCGCGTTGTCGCTTTCGGCGCTGGGCATCCGTATTATCGCACCGATTCCTGGAAAGGGAACCATCGGTATCGAAGTGCCGAATAAAAACCCGACGATGGTTTCCATGAAAACCGTCATCGCCTCGGCCAGGTTCCAGGAAGCCGAAATGGAATTGCCGATCGCCTTGGGAAAAACCATTTCCAATGAAACGTTCGTGGTCGATCTGGCCAAAATGCCGCACTTGCTGATGGCTGGTGCTACGGGACAGGGAAAATCAGTCGGATTGAATGCCGTATTGACGTCGCTGCTTTATAAGAAACATCCGGCTGAAGTAAAGTTTGTATTGGTAGACCCTAAAAAGGTGGAACTCACGCTGTTCAATAAAATTGAAAGGCATTATCTCGCCAAACTCCCCGATACGGAAGATGCGATAATCACAGACAACAACAAAGTCATCAATACACTCAATTCGCTTTGTGTTGAGATGGACAACCGCTACTCGCTGCTCAAGGAAGCGATGGTGCGAAACATTAAGGAATACAACGACAAGTTCAAGTCCCGCAAGCTGAATCCGGAAAACGGGCACCGCTTCCTTCCGTATATCGTGCTGGTTGTCGATGAGTTTGCCGACCTGATCATGACTGCCGGAAAGGAAGTCGAAACTCCGATTGCGAGGCTCGCACAATTGGCGCGTGCCATTGGCATCCATTTGATTATTGCAACGCAGCGGCCGTCGGTGAATGTGATCACGGGTATCATCAAGGCGAATTTCCCGGCGAGGATCGCCTTCCGTGTAACGTCAAAAATCGATTCGCGCACCATTCTCGATACACAGGGTGCTGACCAGCTTATCGGACGCGGTGACCTGCTTTACACCAACGGCAATGATGTAGTGCGGGTGCAATGTGCGTTTGTCGATACGCCTGAAGTGGAACGTATTACGGAGTTCATCGGTTCACAGAAAGCCTATGCGAATGCCTACCTGCTGCCGGAATTTTTTGGCGAGGAAGAAAGTGGCATGAAATTTGACATTGACATCTCAGAAAGGGACAGCCTGTTTAAGGAGGCTGCGGAAATCGTGGTGACCGCACAGCAGGGATCGGCGTCTTTGCTGCAGCGCAAACTTAAACTGGGTTACAACCGCGCCGGAAGGCTTATAGACCAGATGGAAGCGGCGGGAATAGTCGGTCCTTTTGAAGGCAGTAAGGCGCGATCCGTGAATTACACCGACCTGGCGTCGCTTGAGCAGTTTTTTAAAAATGAAGAAAATAATTCCTAA
- a CDS encoding diacylglycerol kinase family protein, with protein MKTDHSFITGRLKSFKFAFAGAYKLVTTEHSIMAQSSLGLIMTAAGFYFGITKTEWLFQVFAIGLVLSIEGLNTAVEKIADFIHPDFHTKIGFIKDIAAGAVFFAALAALAIASIIYIPYLMAL; from the coding sequence ATGAAGACAGACCATTCTTTCATAACGGGCCGACTCAAGAGCTTCAAGTTTGCTTTTGCCGGCGCATACAAACTGGTGACTACAGAGCACAGCATCATGGCGCAGTCCTCATTGGGGCTGATCATGACGGCAGCCGGATTTTACTTCGGGATTACAAAAACCGAATGGCTGTTTCAGGTCTTCGCCATCGGTCTGGTACTAAGCATCGAAGGGCTGAACACGGCTGTTGAAAAAATCGCTGACTTCATCCATCCCGACTTCCATACCAAAATCGGTTTTATCAAGGATATTGCCGCCGGGGCTGTATTTTTTGCAGCATTGGCAGCATTGGCAATCGCCAGTATCATATATATCCCGTACCTGATGGCGTTATAA